In the genome of Mesosutterella faecium, the window CCGCGCTCGTGGGCGGAGCCGACACCCTGGCGAGGCTGCCGGTGAACGGCTTTGCTTCGCTCGGGGCGCTCTCGCCCGGGCTTTGCGCCCCGTTTGCCGCCGGCCGGGACGGCATCACGATCGGCGAGGGCGCGGCGCTGCTGTGGCTCTCGCGCGAGCCTTCCCCGGTGGCGCTTCTGGGGTTCGGAGAGAGTTCCGACGCCCACCACATGACGGCGCCGGACCCGGCCGGCTCGGGCGCCTACGAGGCGATGCGCGGCGCGCTCGAGCGCGCGGGCCTTGCCGCGCAGAACCTCTCCTACGTGAATCTTCACGGCACCGGAACGCCGCTTAACGACGCCATGGAGGCCGCGGCGACCTTCAAGGCGGTGGGAGACGCGCCGCTTTGCAGCTCGACCAAGCCCCTGACGGGCCACACGCTGGGAGCCGCCGGAGCGCTCGAAGCGGTGCTCGCGGTCCTTTTGTCCTCCCGGGGCGGCATGATCCCAGGGCAGTTCGCACCGGGGCGGGTGCGGGATCCGGCGCTCGAGGGGATCAGGCTTCCGCTTCGTCCCCAGCGGGTGGAGCCCGGCCCGGTGCTCACTTCCAATTTCGCCTTCGGAGGCAGCAACGCCTCCCTTCTTTTCGGAGCGGCCGATGGCTGAAACAGAAAAAGGCCTTTCCTACGGCGCGCCGTCCCAGTACCTTCCGCAGCGCCCGCCGATGCTCGTTCTCGACCGTGTTGAAAGCATCACGGAAGACGCAGTCCTCTGCAGCGCGGAGGCCGGCGCCTCGGGCCCGCTTGAAGTTTTCGCAGACGAGGCGGGGCTGCTGCCCCTTACTCTTTTCATCGAGCTCATGGCCCAGACGGCCGGCGTCTGGGCGGGCTACTGGAGGCGGCAGGCAAACGAGCGCCTGCCCGAGCAGAAGCGCGACGCGCCCCTGGGGCTGCTGCTGAGCGTGCGCGGGCTTCAGGTGCTCGCGGCTGAAATCCCTCGATGCGGCCGCCTCGAGGTTAAAATGAGCAAACTTTTCTACGAGGGGCCGCTCGGTTCCTTCGAAGGTTCGGTTCTCTGCGGCGGCAGGCTCCTTGCCACCGGGCGCGTGAGCGTCTGCCAGCCCCGGAACTTCGAGCTTACTAAGCTACTGGACAAAGCAGCATGATGCATTCTTCCCGCACTTTTCTCGTGACCGGCGCAAGCGGCGGCATCGGGCGCGCCTGTGCGCTCGAGCTGGCCGCCCGGGGCTACCCCGTCGTGCTTCACTGCCGCAGCGGCAGGGACCGCGCCGAAGGAGCGGCCGATGAGATCCGCCGCGCCGGCGGCTCGGCCCGGGTTCTCTCGTTTGACGTCGCCGACGGCCCCGCATCCCGCCGCGCCCTCGAGGCCGACATCGCCTCGCACGGCGCCTACTGGGGCATTGCGGCCTGCGCGGGCATCGCCCGCGACGCGGCCTTCCCGGCTCTCACCGCCGAGGACTGGAAAAGCGTCATCGACACCGATCTCAACTCCTTCTACAACGTGATCCAGCCCTGCGTCATGCCGATGCTCGGGCTTCGCGACGGCGGCCGGATCATCGCCGTTTCCTCGGTCTCCGGTCTGATGGGCAACCGCGGCCAGGTGAACTACAGCGCGGCGAAGGCCGGACTCATCGGCGCGGTGAAGGCGCTCGCCGTGGAGCTCGGCAAGCGCCGGGTCACGGTGAACGCCGTTGCGCCCGGGCTCATCGACACCGGGATGGTCCGCATGGAGCCCGCGGCGCTCGAGGCGGCGAAGGCGGCGATTCCGCTTCGCCGCATGGGGCGGCCCGAGGAAGTGGCCTCCCTGGTCGCGTTCCTCGCGGGCGAGGGCGCGGCCTACATCACCCGGCAGGTGATTTCGGTGAACGGAGGCCTGCTGTGACGCCGCGCCGCGTAGTGGTGACGGGGGGCTCGGCGATCACCGCCTTCGGAAGCTCCTGGGAGGAGATCAAGCCGCGGCTTCAGGCCGGCAGGAACGCCGTCCGGGTGATGGAGGACTGGGGACAGTTCAAGGGCCTCAACTGCCGGCTGGGGGCTCCGGTCGAGAATTTCACTCTTCCCGAGCACTACACGAGGAAGAAAACCCGCTCGATGGGCCGGGTGGCGCAGCTGGCGACCCGCTCGGCCGAACTCGCGCTGGACGAGGCCGGGCTTTCCGGCGACCCCGTGCTCGGCAGCGGCCGCACGGGCGTCGCCTACGGCTCTTGCGTGGGATGCACCAAGAGCATCATGGAGTTCGGCACGATGCTCTCCGAGCACAGCACCGGCTCCATCACGGGCACGAGCTACGTGCGGCTCATGCCGCACACCACGGCGGTGAACATCAGCCTCTTTTTCGGACTGCGCGGAAGGGTCATCCCCACCTCGAGCGCGTGCACTTCAGGCAGCCAGGCGATCGGCTACGCCTGGGAGGCGGTCCGCTACGGACTGCAGGACGTCATGGTGGCCGGAGGCTCCGAGGAGCTCACGCCGGCGCACGCGGCGGCCTTCGACACGCTGTTTGCGGCCAGCGTTAAAAATGACACGCCGGAGCTCACCCCGGCGCCTTTTGACAAGCGCCGCGACGGGCTTGTGATCGGGGAGGGCGCGGGGACTCTGATTCTCGAGTCGCTCGAGCACGCGAAGGCGCGCGGCGCCAGGATCTGGGGCGAGATCACGGGTTTTGCGACCAACTGCGACGCGAGCCACGTGACCAACCCCAACTCGGAGACGATGCGGATCTGCATGCAGCAGGCGCTCGAGTCCGCAGAGATCGCTCCTTCAGCGGTGGGCTACATCAACGGCCACGGCACCGGCACGGTGCAGGGCGACCGCTCCGAGAGCATCGCCACGGCCGCCTTGTTCGGAAGCCGCGTGCCGTTTTCAACCCTGAAGGGGTATTTCGGACACACGCTGGGCGCCTGCGGCGGGATCGAGGCCTGGCTCACGCTGCGCATGATGAACGACCGGTGGTTCGCCCCCACCGTCAACCTGCGCGAGCCGGACCCGGAGTGCGGCGAGCTCGACTACATCATCGGGCGGGGGCGGGAGATCGACGCCGAATACGCCGTCTCGAACAACTTCGCCTTCGGCGGGGTGAACACCTCCCTCGTCTTCAGGCGCTGGGCCTGAAGCGGGCCGTCCGCTCAGCCGAAAAGCTTCGCGAAGAACCCTTTTTTCGGCTTTTCCTCTTCCTGGGCGAAAGAGGTCATTTCGTAGCCGGTTCCGGAGAGCGCCTCCCTGAAGTCGCTTTCCGGAAGCGGCTTTTCGGTGAGGACCTCGCAGCACTCTTTCCTGCGGTTCGCCCGAACCTTGCTGCAGTCCCCGCCCAGTTTTTCCCTGATCGCCCCGGCCACGTGCGCCTCGCACATCGGGCAGACCATGCCTTTCACTCCAAGGATTGTTTTGTACATGAGATTATTCTCCAGGAAGCATCGAAAAGATGTGAGGATGATAATCGTTTTTATTAGCAACGGAGTGAAAGGCCGCTCCGGGCGGCCGCTTCAGGAGACGGGGGTGAGGCGAAAGAGCCTGTAGGGCCTGCGGCGGGAGACGGGGATGTCGTTCTGCGATTCGGTGAACCAGATGCGGCCCCGGGCGTCGAGCGCGAAGTCGTCGGCCCAGTGGAAGCGCGTGGGGTACTCGAGCGTGCGGGCCCGGCGGGAAGCGACGCTGTAGGCGAGCAGCTTCGAGTTCTGGAGGTCTCCCATGTAGATCACGCCTTTTCGCACGACCATGCCGGCCGAAGGATGGATGTTGTCCGCGATCGTGCGGATCTCGCGGCGCCGCTGCTCGGAAGTGAGCCGATCGTCTGCGAGGCACTGGGTCGGGATGCTGAAGATCCGCGTTTCAATCAGCGGCGTGAAGTAGAGCGACCGGCCGTCTTCCGACAGAGTAACGCCATCGATGTGGGGCGAGGCCGGCACCACGTTGCCGGCGGGCATGGCCACAAAGCGCGCGTTGGCCCGGGTCTCGGGCGTCCTGCGGTCGAGCGCGAGCCAGCCGCGGTCCGTCTTCAGGTCGATCACGAGGAGCCCCCCGGCGCCAGCGTCGGATATGTAGGCGCAGTGCCGCGCGGTATCAATCCTGAAGTCCGAAAGGTCGCTGGCGTCCACCAGCAGCGAGGGCGGGATCGGATGAACGCTTTTCACCTGATTGCGCCTGAGGTCAATGCAGACAAGCCTCGCTCCGGCTTTTCGCGCGCTCATGCCTTCGAGCCTGCCCGAGTCGAGCGCCCAGAGCCGGTCCTCGGAGTCGACGACAATGCCCGTGACGCTTCTGAAGCTGCTGTTCGCCTCGCGGTCGAGGAAGCGCACCGGCACGCCGCCCTTTAATTCGGCCACGTGGTAGGACGGGAATTCGGAAATCGTCGGAAAGCTCACGAAAACGCGGTCCGCCTTCGAAACAGCCACCCCGGTCCACTGATAGTCGGAGGTCGTGATGAGCTCGAGCCTGGGCAGGGCAGGG includes:
- a CDS encoding major royal jelly family protein, with translation MNRRQFLIASALAPCLREVRAARAPALPRLELITTSDYQWTGVAVSKADRVFVSFPTISEFPSYHVAELKGGVPVRFLDREANSSFRSVTGIVVDSEDRLWALDSGRLEGMSARKAGARLVCIDLRRNQVKSVHPIPPSLLVDASDLSDFRIDTARHCAYISDAGAGGLLVIDLKTDRGWLALDRRTPETRANARFVAMPAGNVVPASPHIDGVTLSEDGRSLYFTPLIETRIFSIPTQCLADDRLTSEQRRREIRTIADNIHPSAGMVVRKGVIYMGDLQNSKLLAYSVASRRARTLEYPTRFHWADDFALDARGRIWFTESQNDIPVSRRRPYRLFRLTPVS
- a CDS encoding beta-ketoacyl-ACP synthase produces the protein MTPRRVVVTGGSAITAFGSSWEEIKPRLQAGRNAVRVMEDWGQFKGLNCRLGAPVENFTLPEHYTRKKTRSMGRVAQLATRSAELALDEAGLSGDPVLGSGRTGVAYGSCVGCTKSIMEFGTMLSEHSTGSITGTSYVRLMPHTTAVNISLFFGLRGRVIPTSSACTSGSQAIGYAWEAVRYGLQDVMVAGGSEELTPAHAAAFDTLFAASVKNDTPELTPAPFDKRRDGLVIGEGAGTLILESLEHAKARGARIWGEITGFATNCDASHVTNPNSETMRICMQQALESAEIAPSAVGYINGHGTGTVQGDRSESIATAALFGSRVPFSTLKGYFGHTLGACGGIEAWLTLRMMNDRWFAPTVNLREPDPECGELDYIIGRGREIDAEYAVSNNFAFGGVNTSLVFRRWA
- a CDS encoding beta-ketoacyl synthase N-terminal-like domain-containing protein, whose translation is MNAVSALCSLGCGPDEILGNLALGRAPGLRPTQGFLTRGRTAWLGHFTKPLPPMPAGFPREESRNNRALRAAWESCPAFARLLHSTPRDGIAVVLGTSTSGSDEADRYVSSVLKAGPGREPGEFAAESQELGDPSRFLSAWLGTEGPAYTVSTACTSSIRAVISGAKLIESGLAQAALVGGADTLARLPVNGFASLGALSPGLCAPFAAGRDGITIGEGAALLWLSREPSPVALLGFGESSDAHHMTAPDPAGSGAYEAMRGALERAGLAAQNLSYVNLHGTGTPLNDAMEAAATFKAVGDAPLCSSTKPLTGHTLGAAGALEAVLAVLLSSRGGMIPGQFAPGRVRDPALEGIRLPLRPQRVEPGPVLTSNFAFGGSNASLLFGAADG
- a CDS encoding 3-ketoacyl-ACP reductase FabG2, whose translation is MHSSRTFLVTGASGGIGRACALELAARGYPVVLHCRSGRDRAEGAADEIRRAGGSARVLSFDVADGPASRRALEADIASHGAYWGIAACAGIARDAAFPALTAEDWKSVIDTDLNSFYNVIQPCVMPMLGLRDGGRIIAVSSVSGLMGNRGQVNYSAAKAGLIGAVKALAVELGKRRVTVNAVAPGLIDTGMVRMEPAALEAAKAAIPLRRMGRPEEVASLVAFLAGEGAAYITRQVISVNGGLL